The Cellulosimicrobium sp. ES-005 genome segment GGCCGACGGCCACGTCACGACGCCCGCCTGCGTGTACGTGGTGCCGAGCGTGGCCACGAGCCCGAAGAACACGAACACCCCGACCTCGCCGAGACCCCGGTAGCCGTAGGGGTTGCGCCCGCCCGTGTAGTACCAGCCCGCGAGGATCGCGAGGGCGCCGACGGCGACCAGCCACCAGTGGCCGGTCACCGCGCAGAGCACGAGCCCGAGCACGGCGGCGACGCCGAACGCGCCGAACGCCGCGGCGCGCACCTGACCGGGTCGCGCGGCGCCGGTCGCGGTGAGCCGCATGGGGCCGACGCGGTCGAGGTCGGTCCCCCGCACGCCGTCGGAGTAGTCGTTCGCGTAGTTCACGCCCACCTGGAGCGCGAGCGCGACGCCGAGGGCGAGCAGCGCGGGCCAGAAGGCGAAGCCGTCCACCTGGGCCGCGGCGCCGGACCCGACGATGACGGGCGTCGCGGCGGCGGGGAGGGTGCGCGGGCGCGCGCCCGCGACCCACTCGGTGGTGCTGGCCATGGTGCTCCGTCTCGGTCGTGCGGGTCGTGCAGGGTGGTGGGACCGCGGGCGGGCTCACCCAGGGGGGACCTGGAGGTGCCCGACGGCGAGCCGCGCCACCGCGGCGCGGTCCACCTTGCCGGGCCCGCGGCGCGGGAGCTCCCCGACGACGAGCACGCGACGCGGTGCCGCCGCACGCTCCAGCCTATCCGCGACGTGGTCCCGGACCGCCGCGAGGAGCGACGCCGGGGCGTCCGCGACGCCGCCGTCGGGGTGGGCGCCGTCGGCGGTCCACGGGGCGGGCGGACGCCCCGCCGTCGTGACGACCGCGACGACCTCCTGCCCCCACTCCGGGTGCGGCACGCCGACGACGCACGCCTCGCCCACGCCCTCGACCTCGACGACGAGGGCCTCGACCGCGGCCGGGGCGACGTTGACGCCGCCCGAGACGACGACGTCGTCGGCCCGGCCGAGCACGGTGAGCGTCGGGTCGTCCGGAGGCCCGTCGAGCCGACCGAGGTCGCTCGTGCGGAACCAGCGCGTGCCGTCGTCGTCGGTCCGGAACGCGTGCCCGGTCGCGCCGGGGTCACCGAGGTAGCCGTCCGCGAGGACGGGCCCGGCGAGCTCGACGACGCCCGCGGCCCCTCCCGACGCGTCCGTCCCCTCCTGGCCCGCGCCGAGCCGCACGCGCACGCCCGCGAGCGGGACGCCGTCGTACACGCACCCGCCGCTCGTCTCCGTCATGCCGTAGGTCGTGACGACGCGCGCGCCCGCCGCCCGCGCGCGGCGCAGCAGGGCGGGAGGCGTCGCGGCACCGCCCAGCAGGACCGCGTCGAGGGCGCAGAGCGCGTCGAGGCCCGCCGTGCCGCCGTCGGCGCCTGCGTCTGCCGCGGCGAGGAGGCGGTGGAGCTGCGTCGGGACGAGCGAGACGTACCGGCGCTCCGTGGGCGGGGTGCGGCCGACGAGCGCCGCGAAGCCGGCGGGGGTGAAGGGCTCGTCCGGTGGCGCGACGGTGAGGCCTCGCCCGGCCGCGTGGGCGCGGGCGACGACCTGGACGCCCGCCACGTGCGTCGGGGGGAGCGTGAGGAGCCAGTGGCCCGGGCCGCCCAGCCGCTCGTGCGTCGCCGTGCCCGAGGCCCGCAGCGCGGTCGCGGACAGCACGACCTCGCGCGGCGCGCCCGTCGAGCCCGACGTGCGCAGGACGAGCGCGGCGCCCGGTGGGACGTCGGCGCGCCCGGGGCGGTCGAGCAGCGGGACGGGC includes the following:
- a CDS encoding 1,4-dihydroxy-2-naphthoate polyprenyltransferase, which encodes MASTTEWVAGARPRTLPAAATPVIVGSGAAAQVDGFAFWPALLALGVALALQVGVNYANDYSDGVRGTDLDRVGPMRLTATGAARPGQVRAAAFGAFGVAAVLGLVLCAVTGHWWLVAVGALAILAGWYYTGGRNPYGYRGLGEVGVFVFFGLVATLGTTYTQAGVVTWPSAVGAVAVGLLACAILMVNNIRDIPTDVVAGKRTLAVRLGDFRARRAYVAMIWFPLLLAVVCAFAAPWSLAVLLLLLPAVLLTVPVIAGARGPLLVPVLAGTGLFELAYGVLLGVGLAL
- a CDS encoding AMP-binding protein, with amino-acid sequence MNRAVVPADLDTLVAAVGAALDGEGAPVAPVPLLDRPGRADVPPGAALVLRTSGSTGAPREVVLSATALRASGTATHERLGGPGHWLLTLPPTHVAGVQVVARAHAAGRGLTVAPPDEPFTPAGFAALVGRTPPTERRYVSLVPTQLHRLLAAADAGADGGTAGLDALCALDAVLLGGAATPPALLRRARAAGARVVTTYGMTETSGGCVYDGVPLAGVRVRLGAGQEGTDASGGAAGVVELAGPVLADGYLGDPGATGHAFRTDDDGTRWFRTSDLGRLDGPPDDPTLTVLGRADDVVVSGGVNVAPAAVEALVVEVEGVGEACVVGVPHPEWGQEVVAVVTTAGRPPAPWTADGAHPDGGVADAPASLLAAVRDHVADRLERAAAPRRVLVVGELPRRGPGKVDRAAVARLAVGHLQVPPG